In Megalops cyprinoides isolate fMegCyp1 chromosome 8, fMegCyp1.pri, whole genome shotgun sequence, the genomic stretch GACGCCGACGAGGAGGAGAAGTAGGAAGACACACCTAAAGATCTCGATGATGCTCCACAGGTAGAAAACGAAGAAGACCACTGCCTTGTTCTGCATCTCCTCCAGGCTTCCAAAGATCACGAAGAGGATGACATTCCGCCCCACCACCTTTCCAGATGGTGAACGAGAGACAGTGTTCACCTTTACTTCTCCCAACATCAGCATCTTTGCACACCATCTTATGTTCAATATACCCAATCACAGAAAAAGTGTATCTAcccttcaaaacaaaatgacgATGTGTGCGAGTGAGAaacatgctttttattattgttgcaCAGTAATATGACAGTAACAGCAAGTCAAAAAAGGGCGAAGTGGCATCAGTAATGATTTCCTGAGTTGCAGAATCCTGGCCAAtgcattaaacacattttggcCAGTCTTCTATCTTTATTTAATGGACAACTTCTCAAGCCCACACTTTtagcagaggcagagggtggTGTTAATGGCTACAGCATCTGTACTCTGTTTGTTCAAGAGGATTTTACCTGTAcctgtctagtcaggttagcacaagttaacttgtgttagGGCTTGAACAGCGTTGTGCTACATGCTcgctggtttgggagtgttggtagcctggtctgacactgttgctcatttaacctggacggacacacttctgttcccTTGTGCATGAAGTctctctggacaagagtgtctgctaaatgaatgtaatgtaacaaaatatattgtaataccTGGATCAGGGCTGGCATCACCCCGGTCTTGACCAGGCCCAGGGCAGGGTTTATCACCTCTGCCACCGCCAACATCTGGCAGAAGTACATCATGTCAGCAATGGTGTGGAATGTATCGTAGAAGGaatctgagagagggggacaaCAGGAGAGTGGCGGCAAGATGGtcatttctatttctatttgaGACCATACTGTATGCTCTTAGCCTGCTACACACACAAGGCTCCACCCATTACTCATAAGTGTGTTCAGCCAAGGCAAGCTCGCACCTATAAATAGCTGCAGCAGAACTTACTGGtggaaaatatttgcatgtgtttgtacactACATCAATggcatctctgtgtttcttcacTACCACAATAATAAACAACAGCCATCTTCAATATCAGCAAAGTATAAATTATATCATCATAATACTGAAATATGCTGAATATTTcccgttggggggggggataaaatTTGGTTACTATCAAATCTTGGTAAGTTATTGACCATTTCTGAAATTATAATCAGAAGACCATTTTCCTCACTTTTACAGTTAAGGATAGGGGAGTGTATGCTGGTAAGCTCTAGCACTTTTCAGCTGTGGGTGAACTTTGACCCCTCACCTTCTTGCAATATGAAGAGACGCACAGTCATGTTGACGAAGATCCAGGAGAAGCCCAGGAACTGGACCAAGTTGTACATGAACAGGTACCCCTTTTTCAGCCCCAGGAATGCTGACAAGAGAAGCAAATACCGCAAGTTTCCAACACACCCCCAGAACGTTACCCGCCCAATGAAAGGGAAGCTGTGGCTCTGCAAAACTTCACACGTGCTTCACACCCTCCCGCCCGATCATAACCCAGACACAACCAGAGCAGAGGACTACAGCCTTCCTCCCCATGGTGTTCACACAAGCCTCAGACAGAGTGTAAACACTTCCTCCTTTTAATGTTCATGCCGCTGTCATTCATCAGGTATTTaatcaaaaacagcagagtACTTACGGTCCTTTGGAACCCTTGACTCCAGGCATATCTTGTTTATTTGCTCCtttcagacaaacacagacacaactgTTAGTGCTACGCAACTGTAAGTGCAATACTAAAGATTTTCAGAGAGCTATCCAGTTGACTCTCCAAATGACCAACACTAAGTCATCAAACATAATTCCACAAAGTCAGTGAATGAACCACTGGTGAAAAACCACTAAATAAATCAGTTAAAAACACTTGAGCAAAATAGGAAAATAAAGGCTGGTCCTACTATTGAACCAAAATGAGTGGACAAATCAAAGCAACAATATTTCCATCATGTTTATGGTCATACTTCTCTTATAACCAAGATTTGTGAAGAAGTAATTGCAAAGTTCACACTGGCGTAGTATCAGTTAGGGCTGTGCGacatgaccaaaatctcatatcccaatataggtcatttcatatcctgATAACGATGTGTATCActcacgatatagcacattttctataaattcaatgaataaatagattATATAAAATAACCACAcggaaaggcctatttcttattgcattttgaattatatacatgacaaataaaaggtacttactcatatttgattattgACGaaatgacgaaaaatattgccgtaaagtgtgtgatttgggacacaacgaaataaacgatagagcataatatgaaacaatAGACGTTTTTCTATCGTCACGCaatatatatcgtcatatcgcacagccctagtATCAGTGTAGCAGTATGTGCCAGCCTGATAAGCCTGGTCTCAGCTCTTCCTGCCgtctgcagaaagaaaaacagacgtGGGCTCACTTTAGCGCGCTGCTCCAGCTCGGCGTCAGACTCGTCCAACCAACGGTCGAAGTCGGGGGCCAGGAAGAGCGGTTTGCGCTCTTGCATGGTCAGCCTGTCCCACCAGCAGTGCTCCTTCTTCTGGACCGTGATGTTCACCTGACGCTGTGTAGACCTGTGGGTCACctgtgcgcatacacacacaggcgcacacacagacacacacgcattaaGACACAAAATTTGAGTTAagaatatacatacacacaccatcacaaacAGTCAAATCCATACACCCATGCAGACAGTTATTCAGGCAgatagacatgcacacacacagaaccacagacagTCACCAAGGGCGtaatacacaccacacacagagtgaaattCAGTCAACAAGGCGCACAGACACTCACGTCCACTCGCACTCACCGAGTCTGATCCACGGCCACCCAAAGCCCCATACAACACAGCCCACCCTACATGCACAGTCAAACGTAAACTCAAAAAGGCATCAtcgcacgaacacacacagtcagacacaaaaTCACCCAGAGCTACGAGGTGAAATGCGCAGTCACCAGAAGTCAAAGCGAAAAGCAGTCACCCACGTATAGtgtcacacaaagacaaactgcATTCAGCGACACAGCTGCACCGTGACAGGAAATCTTCTGTGTAATATTGTAGCTGCTGATCATTAATTATGAAAGGAGGTTCACTAAAGGGCTTGTACCTCTGACTTTACTGGTGCCAGAAACTCCAGGCTGAACTCATACTCATTATCTCCTTTCGCTCCGTGTCCTTGGGctaagaaacaaaaaccagaagTTTACATGTCATTTGTTAGTGTTAGGACGAGATGCTGAAGCAGAAGCTGAAGACCCAAAAAGATAATtcgacccccctccccccccccgcccccccaaccaAGTATTAGTCATAACGTACCCTTGAAGTGGAGGACATTCTCCTGTATGCTAATGTCGAGATTCTGCCAGAGATATGAGAGAAATAAAACCCAACATAAACAACCAGAAACAACGCAGCATACCTCAGCAAAAAGCATCTGTcagccacgccccccccccccccccccctcttttctACAGTTACTTCCCTTATCTAGATCTACCACCCCCATTCTACAGGCAAGAAAGAGTACATGACTGCATAGTGCatattccattcatttataTGACAACTACATAAGATGTTTAGCCAATATGCTGAACCCTAGGCAGCAATACTGTATCCATGTAATTGCTGTTGGACGGCAATTAGACAGCACTAAGTTTAATATCACAATCGGTGCCTTCTCACAAAGAGGAAGCATCTTCTCCTGCATCGATAATCTCATGCATGATCTTCACACACACcagttttctctgtaatgtgtGCTGCCACAGTTGCCGTGGAAACCAAAAGTTGAcggtgcttttatttttttgtttttttaaatccaccGCCAAGACTTGTGAGTCTCACAATTCAGAAGAATAATGAAAACTGGAACACACCTATCAAGATACTAAGCctaatgtgcaaaaaaaaagatacttaATTCTCCTCTTTTCTAATATTTACAGGAACTACCAGCCACCTTCCCATCTTTTAGGGGAATGTTTACAAAAATAATgctaataagaataataatctCTATATTTGCTGATGGGCATGGCAGGTTCTAAATCCACAGTTTACTCTTAAGACTCAAACTCAGTTTACATTTCAAGTGAAAAAACACAGGATTTCATCCTGTGCAGTCTAACTCAGacctcccacctccctccctaTACAGAGAGATCAATATAACACCCATCCCAAGCAGGGACGATTCTAGAatcagacctttaggggggctcagcccctaatgagaatgtgatatgcatacagtgccttgcaaaagtgttcaaaccccctgctaaatcactcatttcactggataaaaattaatacattaatatttttctatatatgatattttaatttacaacaataatactccatcctgctctctctccttttctccctctctatcctcctctctccctctttgtgaGGGAGACGTAAGAACCAAACAGAGAATTTATAATCTAATAAAAGGTATAAATTTATCTATATCAATTTATAACATTATTCTAATTGAATATTGGGTTGCTGTGAGCAATGCAGTGAGGTAACATTTATGGTTCACTGtccataaatgtactgtaaatatgccataaagcccaattctatcagaataagaaacatgGTGACTACTTTAACTACTTGAAGTCCATCAATTAGCTTcttagctggcaactgtgcaagcagactagctcagaaagctaacattagccgaTCATCTTTAGCGAACTACGTCAGCTaatgttctttgacactattcacaccatGGAACTATAACCAGACACAttctaagtaaggaataaaccaccacagggtggtgtgatgtgGCCCCGCGGCGAAGTCGAGGGGCCGTTAACGACCCTgaagtggtttatttccatGGAACTGCACGGCCAGTCGTGGTTTATTCGTTACTTATACCACGGCTActtaccaaagaaataattcagcGCTCATATTAAATTAGgctactattttattatttttgaacaaaaatatatattacaatatgtgtaCATCCGCAGAATATagtccattcatacagctagcttgacacaaacacaactaaaatttaattattttaaaatgtactatattagcctacatttaaaaaatactataCGTTACACATCTAGGCTTTGAATATTGAAACTATAGTAACTTTGCCCACTAACGAGAAAGTTCTGATATAGCCAGCTACACAGTGTCCGCTGGGCTGGTGACATGGATAACGTTACATTTGTGTCAGTCATCTTAAAGGTACGTATGTGGAAATGGTGACTATAGGCTAAATCGTACTCAtgtattgaaattaaattgaacatttccatttattgtaaaatttgaCATTGAAATGGTAGTTAATTAATTACTGaaccaattaattaattaattaattaattagggGTGCTGACATGAAATTTAAGTGCGCTTGAGCACCCCTAGGAAGAGTCTAAAATTACCAATGCTGTCAAGGCACCCCACCACAACGGTCATACAAATACAATAGGAAAATGGGATCCTCATGCCATTCTATAGGGCTGTGAATAAAGTGGAACACTGCCGGTTCCACACTAATTAGGGATCTGATCGTTCAATCCAGCTTGTGGAGGGTACTCTAAAACAAATATGCGATCTGTTTGTTACAAAACACTCGTGTCTGTACCATATTGTCTCgcatgcatgtatttgcataaaactTGCATAAGCGCAGGTGCTGCATCTGTTCTGTAGCGAACAAATACCCCCCATTGTTCGGCAGGGTTCCAGTTTCCAAACTGTGACCACGTAAGCTTAATTAACTTTCTGTAATGTATATTCGACGTACAAATGACCCGTTTGTTTTcggaaaaagagaaaacagaagttTGGTCGCAAGGTTGTTGTAGAATAGTCCATACAATTTAACGGATATTTAATGGTCTTTTTACTTTAATCCAAcaggttttcattaaaaagcgGGCACCTGTGTAATTTATAGGGCTGCGACTGACCCAGTGGCATCTTTAACCTTATCGAGGAGAACTCTGTCCTCAAATCCACTGGCAACTTCATATGCGACCCCCGGAGCGTATTTGAAGAGGCACACTTTATGAGTTTATGAGTGAGCTGAATTCTGCATGTCTTTTTCGCTACACTATCTTGTTACAGTAGGATAAATTAACCTGCCAACAACCGTAACATTTGTCCcattacatttgtaaattattgcattttGCCACACTTGTTATGGTGCAAGATGAATGGATAGCTAGctgcttagctagctacactaACTTATAAGAGGTGAGTTACAGTATGCTCCACTACTCTGCTGTCGAGCCCATTCACTCTGCTGTCGAGCAAGGAAGCTAGCAAAGGGGCAAACTCCTGAATTTCATATCTGCTAGCTACCTACCTACCTAACTTTCTGCTGTCGCTCgatatttaaaacattattcacaaataacaacaacatcatCACGACATTAGCTTGGCAAGTAGCTAGCTATTTTAACATGATCGGATCGCATACATAAATTAAACAAGCTTGCTATCTAGCAATCATGATTCCTCGCTCTGGCTTACAGCAAGACAGTAAGCTATTTAGCACCCGGCTTCTGACAGGTCTTCATCACTTACCTGAGCGTCACTTAGCTCCACTCGCAGGTAAATTTCCGCATGCCGCTGTGCCCAGTACACGTGAGGCGTTAGGGTCTGCATTATCGCCGACCTACACGACCACCGACAGTTTCTTTAGTCAAAATCAGGAATGAATGCGATCCCGGGTTTAAATAGCGCACCGCGAGGCGGAAGCGGTATTCCAAGGATTCGCTGTCAATTGCCCAGAACATTCCGCAGGGCCAGCGTGCGCGCTCCCGCCAGCCCTCGACTCAATGACGCGCTCGTGCACGTCGGAACGTTTGTCAGTGGCATGCGCGAGCCGATCCTGGTGAGAGCCGCCGAGCAGCGGTTCTGCTCGGTATATGAAATTATTGACAGGTATTAGATCTTTCTAGGTAGACGACTTTGGGTGATCATTCAGGCCTTTTTGGGTAGATCACTTGGAAATTAAATAACCTTACCGCATACCCCTTTATTAAAAGATATAATTCCAGCGGTTTTTGAAATTCCCACACCATAAAATATATCTAATTCAACCATAATGTCCTCTGTATAGCAGCAATTTAGTTATTTAATAGCTGAACAGTTAAGGTCTcgtgttattattttaataacagtgCACATTTCAAGCGAATTCTTTCAATGAACTTCGCACACCGCTAGCAAGCATTTTTGTCGTTGGTGTAAACATTCTTCAGTCCAACTGGGTTTTTGTACAATAATCTTCTAGTTTCTTCTGGTCAAGGAGACATTCTCTTGTAATTTAAAAGGTTCGCTATGTCATGATGTTACAAACTCTGAAGCACCCTGGTTGCTATAGCCAGAGAATGGAGCATGCATTTTTTCTCCGCTGTCATTGAAGGCTTTCAATTGCAGCGTCTGACCGGGGAAGGAGCTGGTTTAATTTTCTACAGTTTTGGTTAAGACTAGCTAAAGATTCTGGACGTTTATAGGGGATTTGGTGTagctatatttattatgttaGTATACGGTACAAAGCTACGATTAAAAACTAATATGATTTGCTAATCGAGTACTTATTCACCTCATATTCAATCCATGTCATGTGAATCTATTGCCCTTGCTTTTTCCGTTAACGTGTTATTGCCGAAAAAATCCATGAAGTCTCAATGCAATGCACATAGCCATTAATTTTAGCCATATTTTCCATTACACGTGTTAATCAGCCCACCTGGACGCACGCTGGTTCATTGATGTCTGGGAATTTGGAAAACGCCCTGTATTATGGGCACCGTGAATGTGATGAGACATCTTAAAGACGTAAAGATCAGTTAATCAGCGCTGAATTTGCGGCCGCGCAAAGCCGCGTACCGCTTAAGAAATCAACCTACCAAACACAACTCGCAAACTAAAATTTCCTTCATTGTGATTTGATAATCGTCTCCTTCAGCTAGCGTGGATGCTTCCTTGTCTCCTGCCGTGCAACCAAACTATAGCTAGCTATGCAGTTAGCCAGGCATGCAGCAAGATGCAGAAGCAACTTGCTCTACATTTGATTCCGCGGCTTCTTCCAATTCACATTTTCGGATTCTTGTTGGTGTAACTGGTAGTGTAGCAGCATTAAAATTGCCTTTGTTGACCACCCGACTCCTTGAATTACCCGGGGTgagtaactagctagctaacagtgtGATTTTCCTTTCGTTACCATTGCGATAATCTGGCTGGCTAGTCAGCTAGCTTTCAAACTAATGGTATTTATATGCTAATAGTCGAGAGACTAACAAGAGATCCCTTCTCGAGTAACGTTGGCGTCAGCAGGAAACACATTGGCATGGGTAATTAGCTAACTGTGTTATGATTAATGACCGGATTGTCCGATGACACATTTTGCTTGCTAGCAAGCTTGCGGAGCTGTACTGTGTAGCCGAGGTCGCATGGCGCAGTGTAGCTGGTGTTATTTTATCGGTGCATCATTCGTTTGAAAACGTGCGCAagaatgtgtgcagtgtgcgaCCTCCCGTTGCCTACAAGCCGTTAAACAGTGACGTTTAAGTTTTTTAGCTGCCTAAGAGACGATGCAGGAGACTGTTTTTGTAGTTCCTCTAATGTACCACAAGAGGGAGGCAAATACCACCTTAACGCAGAGTCGTGCATAATGTTGTTGGCAAACAATGGCAATTTATTCCTCCTCTGCAAATAACGTAAGCGAGAATGTTATGCGTAGTAAGTTTCCCTGTGGTTCACATAATTAGCAGTGTGTCACTGTCTTCAGATAATAGTGAATAAAGTTAGTGCTATCGTACATGTaatggattatttttatttatggggggggggggcggaaaGACGTCTGTGTTGCAAATGAATTGTTGAATTAAAACCTATACACTTGTTGAACCAGGCGGAAACATGAATGTGGTCTGGCACCGTCGTTTGAATTCACCTCCtaatataattaaatacataaaacgagattcagattttttttagtgAAACAAGTTTtgctaaaatgaattttaaaaataagagtACAGTAAGGATTTAGACTAGTATGTACTGTCCCAAGAGCTGTAACGTAATAATAGTGAATTTTTAGAGATTTTCAACAGGTCCTAGTCAATGATTTAACTCAATCCTATGCTTACTGTTTTAGGCATTTCCTCCCCTCATTTCGGCAACTGCTGGGGTTCTGAGGGTAtgtggaataataaaaaaaaggaacttGCGCAAATTTCTAATGCCAAGTTAAGGACACATTGTGACTACTCTGGGCCTACACCTGCATGGCTTACTGCCACATAGTTTGCCTCTCACCAGAAAGGAAAGCTGAATGAGTGAACTGTTGCAGGAAGAGCAAGCAGTGTGGGTTAACTAGtagaaacaaatgaatataCAAGAGTCTTGTTCTAGTTGACGTGTCTAATATAAGATGAAGCTTGTTCTCATTGATCTCTAAACTGGAACAccacataaacatttaaaatttccTCCAGTTAAAAAAATGCCAGTTGCTggtttttgttagttttttttttccccccacacagactctttttctattaaaatatgaaaaaaggttttcataTACGTTTGCAGATGTGGAAAGGTTGAAGGTATGATCTGTAgttgtttgtttactgtgaTAAGGAATCTTTCATTCATTGCAATGTCTGCCGCACGATCACAGCCGTGATCGTCTTGCCTGCTTTGCTTGCATTTgctttttgaatttgtttgacGGAGTGCAGGTTAGCCAGTTTATAGTGGATGACAGATTAATTGTGCTTGGATTTCCATGTATGAAAAGTGACatgcagagagctgagagatAATCACCAAAGCTGGTTACGTAGGCAAAGTGCGCTAAGATCAGAACACGGAAGAGTGATCTGAACTTCCTGTCgttaaaatagttttatttggCTAACTGCACAGGTTCATGCGTTTTTGACTCTTGGCCTTCTTTGCTAATTTTTTTAGATGTGACAAATTCCTGCATTTTCCTTGCTGCAGACAGTGGCATCCTTTTGAAGGGATTTAATATGAAATCAAATGCTGCTTCCTGAATTTTTGCCTTATGATGGAATATTGGGACACGCCATGTATTTCCAGCAAAAATATTGTAGTATTTTGCTATATAGTAATGTATTAACACAGGTTGTGCACAAGCAATTACTTTTCCTCTAAAACAGATTAATtgtcaatgtaaatgtgttcaaattGTATTAATTTGTAATAGCTGGTGAATTCTGTGCTGGGGATCAGGTATTCCAAATTATTGTATGTGATTTCAGTGCACAGAAGATAAACattctgttttgatttaaaaacgGTTGAGTGAAACCATGGTAACATATCACCTTGATGAATGTGTGGTAGGGCAGAAACGTTGGCAATggcatcaataaaaaaaaaaaacagaggttaCTGTGGCTGTTAAGAGTGTGAAGTTCAATTTAAAAGTGAGCTGTGAGCGCACTGATGTGCATTGTCTGTTGTGTTATTATAGGGAAAATAAACTTTCgggggtggcagtatagcatagtggttaaataGCAGGACTTGgacccgaaaggttgccagtttgattccccacgggggcacagctgttgtacccttgggaaaggtacttaacccacaattgcttcaatATACAggggtaacattgtaaaaacctttaattgatgtaagtcgctctggataaaagtgtctgctaaatcccagtaatgtaatgtttacatgAGTAGAGAGGGTGATCTTAAATTTCATATGACCTATGGCTAATGTGGGTGAGTTGTCTGTTCCAGGTGGAGGTCAGAGTGGTTACCACTGAGCATGCCACCCACTTCTACAACCCTGCAGAGGTACCAGTCAGAATCTACAGTGACAAAGATGAGTGGGAGGTGCGTGAGTAACAAGAAATATGTGCAGTCTGTTCACTAGATTCAGTCACGGAGAACTAAGTGGTAGTACATGACCCTCCGTAAGGGCCACCCAGTCCGTAAGGGCCACACAAAATTACATGAAGCTGCAGCTTCGGTCACTGAGACCTACAGTAGTATTTGGAGCAGTCTTTGTATGACTTGATAGATTGATTCCTCATTCCAGGGGCATGTCAAATAACAGATTATATAAAGATGGCATTTTAGAAACACGAGCTTGCTTCTTCTTTCACTTGACGAAAGTCTTCTTGTCCCTGTACGATAAGGACAGTAACAAAGCTGTGAGGTCAGTGTTTCACCCACAGATGgaaaatgaccccccccccccagatggTAATGTTAACACTGTGCCTCTCCTGCAGTTTTGGAAGCAACGCTCTGACCCTGTGTTGCACATCGAGCTGAGACGCTGGGCCGACCTGCTGCTCATTGCTCCCTTGGACGCCAACACCCTGGGCAAAATTGCCAGCGGAATTTGTGACAATCTCCTAGTAAGAATCCTTTGCAACCACAGGCTTATGTTTTGTGTCCTGGCTTAGAGGAACATTGCTGGCCACAACTCTGAATACTCAGTCTTTCATTCATTGGCAGTTATTTATTGGTTCTCGTACTGCGGTGTGCTTTTTGTATATTAGCATGTCCTGCACTGGCGTTTCTTGCCTTTCCCCTGTCTGCTGTCAACAGACTTGCGTGGTGCGCGCCTGGGAACAGAATCGCCCCCTGCTCTTCTGTCCCGCAATGAACACGGCCATGTGGCAACACCCTATCACTGCCAAGCAAGTGGCCATCCTCAAGGAGTTTGGCTACATCGAGGTCCCCTGCATCGCCAAGAAGTTAGTCTGTGGAGATGAAGGTGTGTGGTGACGGCCTACAGCCACTGTAGTCAGAAAGTATTGCTTAGTGCTCTCTGAATgagcacaatttttttttttttgtaaaaaaaaaaaaaaaaaagaggaagataTTTTTACAGCAGCCACCACCTAACTGGGACACCCATAGCAATAAATTGACCTCCAGTTGGAGACAGCTTTCTCAagtggtttttatttgtttggtgaGGAGCGTTGTTAAAAACAGAGGAACACATGAGGAAGGGCAGAGTACTTTATGTCAGTTGAAACTGGAAGGGACAAAACTGGGATCAGTTGACTGATTTATCTCAGCTTTTTAGTGTTTTGTCCTTCTCCAGTCAATTCCTGAGTCATGACAGAGAAGGTAAAACGGGTGTCGTTGCCCCTCGGGGAGAAAGTTCAGATTGTGGAGGAGCTGGAATCCACCGGCGTCTCTCAGACTATCGTGGCCAAGAAGTTCGGCGTGTCGACCTCGCAGGTGTCGCGTATCATGAGGGACAAAGCCAGActcctgctgcagagagagaggaactaCAACCAGCATCGAAAGCGTCAGAGATTCGCCAAAGAGAAGCACATCGACCACAAGCTCCTCCTGTGGGCACGGCAGCAGCTAGCCGAGGGTATCCGTGTCTCGTGCGCTACGCTGAAGCAGAGGGCTACAGAGCTGGCGGAG encodes the following:
- the hacd3 gene encoding very-long-chain (3R)-3-hydroxyacyl-CoA dehydratase; protein product: MQTLTPHVYWAQRHAEIYLRVELSDAQNLDISIQENVLHFKAQGHGAKGDNEYEFSLEFLAPVKSEVTHRSTQRQVNITVQKKEHCWWDRLTMQERKPLFLAPDFDRWLDESDAELEQRAKEQINKICLESRVPKDPFLGLKKGYLFMYNLVQFLGFSWIFVNMTVRLFILQEDSFYDTFHTIADMMYFCQMLAVAEVINPALGLVKTGVMPALIQVVGRNVILFVIFGSLEEMQNKAVVFFVFYLWSIIEIFRYPFYMLACVDTEWKMLTWLRYTIWMPLYPLGVLAEAVAVIQSLPIFDETRLYSIPLPQALGQSLSFSYVLQIYLVLMFLGLFVNFRHLFKQRRRRFRTKKRKAN
- the ppcdc gene encoding phosphopantothenoylcysteine decarboxylase is translated as MQQDAEATCSTFDSAASSNSHFRILVGVTGSVAALKLPLLTTRLLELPGVEVRVVTTEHATHFYNPAEVPVRIYSDKDEWEFWKQRSDPVLHIELRRWADLLLIAPLDANTLGKIASGICDNLLTCVVRAWEQNRPLLFCPAMNTAMWQHPITAKQVAILKEFGYIEVPCIAKKLVCGDEGKGAMAEVSTIVDIVREYLPKPSVTS